The sequence CGTGCTTTGCTAGAGGTGAATTATTGATTGGCGTGATTTCGTGTTTATATTCTAACGTTCTTTCATTCCTAAGTGATATTTAGGCTCCATTATGTTGTACTTGCTTTCTTTCCCAATCGTTGACGGTTTTTGAGGATTCAATATATTATTACTGTCTAGTACAGCATTGGGCTTCCTGAATTTTTTTTCCCTTAAGTTTCAAAGTGGAGCATCAGGCATCTTATAATATTTGAGAGTATAAGCATTTGCAAAATGACACCACTAATTAGTCACAAATAGGTCTTATAGTAGTGTTACCTAAATCACGGATAATTTAAATTAGCTGTAGTTTGAAGGAACCCTATTGAGACAGCTGTCGATTGCAAATTAATCCATTTTTTATTCCGTAAAACTTTATGGGGCTATGTATTGTTATTCTCTTACCAGGATTTGGTTTTGTGAGAATAATCTCCACAGAACTAATTATCCATATGTTCGGAGGATATCTTCTGCCTCCTGTAAAACAGACTATCTAGATTGAATTTTTGTTTTTCCTCGGTAATGGATGGCGGTGTCGTTTTGGAAGATTCTATTTCTAGCTATTTGTTCCATGAGTATAGCTAGGCAAATCTTCACTATAAACTGCCTTTGAAAATAGGTTAGCAAAGCTTGATGATCTTCCTCTTGTATGAGGCTTGCTATATTTGAATAAAATCTGGCAAGCACTTGACAGATAAAAAGCTTCTATTGGGAGTTGCATTCCAATTATGCCTTTGCCAATTAGTTTGGTGGTCTTGTATGATCCCATGCATAATTCCTTGGGCAATGTATCACATTTATACTACTCAAATTATACTGTGTTTGAATGTGTATTGTACCGTGATGCTAGTCTACATTGACCTGATTGGTTGTCTGGGTGTGATGATTTGATGTGTTTTTTTAGGGGTATATTTTATAGAAGTCTAATTGCTGATACTTGTGTGGTACATTAAAAATATCTCCCTTCCTGCAGTTGTAAAGGTTGTGCTGGTGCACTTGtttgatattaaaatatgcagaaaactTAGCTAGATAAAGATGTCAATTTTGTTTACAACTTACCTCTTATGATTTATCTTTAAAATAGCACCTTCTATATCGTGTCCCTCTCTCTGGTTGCTCCACATAGGGTTGTTCGAGTTGTGTAATAATGGGCCGAAAGGGGAGTGGCAATTGTCGATGATGTACTTTTACTTTTCACTGAAATTTGCTTTCTGCTACATCATTTCGTGAAACACGGCTTTTGCTCTGGTTGTTTTTCGGGTGGAATACCCTATTTTTTTGGGCGTAAGTAGATTGGTTGACTGACAATCTTTATTATGGCATTGAAGGTTGTTGAGAGTGGTGGAAAAAACATTGAAGTAGCAGTGATGACTAAAGAAGCGGGGCTGCGGCAGCTTGAGGAAGCTGAAATTGATGCCATTGTTGCTGAGATTGAAGCTGAGAAAGCCGCTGCTGAGGCTGCCAAGAAAGCCCCTTCGACAAAGGAAACGTAGTCCCTCTGTGTAATTTAATTGCTTGGCGCCTTTACTTCTATTACTTCAATCTCAGATTGGTGGTGATATGTTGCATGTCACAAAAATGATTCTGCCGCCCGTTGGCTGTCATCTATGGTTTTTCTCCATTCCTTgccaatttttatattattttcataaaatagattatgGTGAGGTGAGAATTACTGTATTATATCATGAAACTTATTTGTTGTCTTGACAGGATTTACTTCTATATGACAGACTGTGATTGTTTAGAGAAGTTGGGTTGTGCATGGATCCGATGTATTTTGATTTGAATGGAGGGGATTTGATTAGGGGAGGGATTGCAAATTTCTTGGGGTATTTGAAATAGGGGTATCAATGAAATGAATTGAGCCGACTATGCGACTATGAAAAATCGGGGGTATAAATGAAATGATTGAGCCGACTATGCTACtatgaaaaaaataacaatataGCTTGAATTCGGCCCGATATAGATATATTCAAACTTGAGTTTGATTAAAGCTTAATAAATGTTAATATGTTTGGGTTCAATTCGGCCCGATATAGATATATTCAAGCTCGAGTTTGATTAAAGCTTAATAAatgttaatatttttgggttcgAGTTTAATTCGAATAAGAGCTTTGAGGTCGAGCTTGAttcgaaaaattcaaaaatattcatttgtttcttaaaattaaaaatctcaaaatatatgtattaaataatatataattaaattatgttAATAAAACATTAAAGTTCACGAGCAGTCGGGAACCATCGAACACAATAGCTTGGGTTCGAGTTAAAAAAAGTTCAAAAGGTTCAAGTTCGAGTTCAATAAATTTCAATGTGAATTGAATATAAAACTTGTGAACCAATTCAATTCGTTTATATCTTGATTTGAAATTcactataaatattatttaaattaaataatttgataTGAAGTGAATTTGAAATCTATTTGAATTTTGTTGATTTGGTTTCTTATTTGATAATTCCTAAACAAATAAGCAAAATTTAGAAATTAGATAATACGGTTTTTTACTTTAGTTTCACTTcgaaacatcaaaatatttttattttttccaatataCAGTTACTTCTAAGAAAAATATATGCAtttagaaattatatattttaaattacagCACGATTTTACGATAGcgttattaaattaaaatatgaactAATAAGACAAAATTTACTTCTCTCAacgttttatattttattttttgaatttaaagACGAAGATATTATTTATGTGCTATGCCATTATTTTTCTCCTTGTGAATCTTGTTGTAACTACGGTGCAGGCATTTGAACAATCTTAACAAGAGTGTGTACAAGAGAATTGGGATAAAGTCAATTTTAGTCTTGTTTGTCACTTGTCCCAAAATAATCCCTCATCAAAATGGTGTCTCATGCATGTTTCGTAATGTTTCCCGAATTCATCCTTCCTATTAGAAGCATGTTAAAAAGAAATGGGGGAAAATCTCATCACCATTTACATCACACTAAAGTCGATTACTTCACATTTTCCCCAAATTGGGAACCCTAGAGAATCAAACACAACAGCATGCATGGTCGACACCCACTGACTCGAACCATATCAACGATACAAGAATTGTATTTCGAATCCCATGATGGTTGAAGATGTTTATGTAATTTGAAAAATGGTTGAAGATGTTTCAGATTAGAAATATGCAACCATGATGTTATCTCCCTTGCAGATAAAGTTTTAACATGCATGCTATTTGGGAAAATTCTCCATGGTTAAAAGATAttgtattaataatttaatatttttgagaaatacTACATGCTAGCCAAGTAATCTGTTTTGTTTTTCAGCTCAATGGATTAACTTCTCACCaccattttatgatttttagggtCTCCTTGATATGGAAAGGATACCAAAAATCCGAATCGAAACGTATAATTTTATGCAGCTTTCTGAATTCACCTTAAGGCATGTACAATAGGGGACATTTGAAGAGGACATTTCCCCTAAATAGAGATGTCCTCTCTTGTGACATGAAAATATTTGGACACTAATTCtatccaaataaaaaaaaaaaaaaaaaaattttaaaaatttgatagCACGCTGCACGCCTGCTACAATTTCGCGCCTGCATTGCAATGCAAATGGGTGGAATTTTCCACCCGTtgcattgtttttttaaaaaaaaaaaattatttttttaaagattaaaattttattatttatatgtataaatatttttaaaaatattgaaatcaaATCGTAATATTCTTTCTATACACAACCTAACATTTTTTATGTCAGGAATATAATCTCGGAATGTCCCCACCGACGAATAGGTAGTTCAAATTGACTGTTGAATCATCTATCGCATTATTCAATCAATCTATGTCTTTGTAAAAGATGAAATTGTTTGAAGTgagatattattaattaattgacaATTTATTTTATCTAATTTCATGTTTATTTTGTCATATTATGTATTTATCTACtaaatatttatcttatatcaataaaatcattgaatttaaattattatattaccgttaataaataatatcattcaagttttagtaattttttaaaggacaaaatgataatatattatcttatttaaaatttaatcaatcaaatcaaacaaattataaatcaaatattatattaactatcatttttttatcatatcaaattatttatctttatattattattattctattTTTAACTTGAAACGATACCTCCGAATAACAAATACTTTGAACCATTCAAATAGTGTAGTTTCAAGTTAACCATTCATGGTCACGGAATTATATAAAATTGCAAATGATTTTTCATGTACCCATTATAGCTACAAATCGAGTAGAGTGAGATTGACAAGGGATGACATGGCCATGGgcaattcataaaaaaaaaatgtaaaataaaaaaactggaGAAATTCTAATTGGTACGATTGTTTAGTAGATAATGCTAGAAATGAAATGGGTCGGATAGAAAAgtgagattattattattattattattattattattattattattattatcattatctgAGATCGAACTCGGACATCTTTTCTATTTAGAGATGTTTATATCATCTTATCTTATCATACCACATTGCGAGTGTCGTACCAAACACACAAATGTGACGATATCAAGGTAGTGTCCGGAGAACTTTTGGCAAgcatttttcagttttttttaataaaatttttaaattttgtcaaAATTcgttaagaaaaaattaaaaaataattcccAAAAGTTCTCTCAAACactatttaaaatgatttatatCAACATTTGAGTGAGGGGGGAGGAGACAAGTACCAAACCTATGGCGTTGAGAAAGAAGAGAACAATGGGCTAGATCTCCGCCACTAGAAGTGGGCTAACAATTAGGCCTTTAACCACTCAATAAGCGAAACAGATTTATAATATTTCATGGGCCTCTGGGGCCCATTAGTATGTTGTCATCACTGTAAGTTATACCTAACCAGACAACTCTTTTCCACATTCATGCTTGGGATCCGACGATGCTACCCCACCCGAGCAATGTTCGGGTAGGGTACGAATGATCCGGATCTTTCTGCAGATCAAATGATTTGACCTGCAATGATAATCTGTGCCGTCCAATCTCACTTCAGGGCCTGAAGTCAGCATCGACAGATCCCAATGCTTGATGCTACTGCTATGAGCCGGCTCTAGGGGAAGGCCACCTAGGCGCCTGCCTAGGGCCTCCTTTTAGGTGGGgcctcaaaattttttaaatatattatattatattatattatatatatagtatatataaattaataaataaatatatatatattctttttatttttctattcaAAATCTTATATAGGTCATGAACCTCtaattatttgtttaaaaaatattaaacattatcaattttttgtgtttttttctcCTCCCTTTTCTTTGcgtacaaaagaaaaaaaaaacctctCTTTCTTAGATATAAAGTTCTCTTTTTTTGTTAAATTGCTTCATTCAAATGAGTTATATTGCTCAAATTATGTCAATTATAATGccgtttttttttattgaatttgatttttcttgTATGTTTGTGTGTTGTGGTTGGTGCATGCTTTAAATCTCATATCAACAATCAATCTatgttaatatttaaattatttttttatttgtttttttagatTCGCATTGTGAGTTATGACGGGGAAAGAAAATTTGAACCtggaatattatttaaatttgaatttttgtgagTTATGACGGGGATaacttatataatattattaaccATACCGATTACGGTacttctgttgaaagaagtttCTGAAAGAAGTTTCTTCAATCTCAAGTTGATATAGAACTACCTCCATCAACTATGTCATAAGATAGATTGAATATGGTTTGGTAATATTGTCTATTGAAAAAAAGATGGTAGCTAATATTGATTATGATGATTTAGTTGACAATTTTGCACAACACAAAGCTCGAAGAGTCGTTTGAACATTTTGTTATTAGatttagtttatatatatatatatatatgtgtattttttgatatttaataaatttacgTAAGATATTGGTATATTAAATTAGATGTTGGTCATCATTATATTCATTTTATCATCACTTCATacgtaatatttttatattttacacCTTAAGTTAGCTTAGGGCCTCCAATTTCTGGAGACGGCTTAAATTTCCAACAATCTAATTTTTTTGAGGTTGATCATTGATAAAATTCAACGTTTAATTTGTAAGAAAATGAGTAGCTAGCACATTTATTAATTCTGAGATTTTATCGTTCAACTGTATAATATTGAGTATCTCACATTAGGTCAGTTTCAGTGTATGTTAGTGGTTGGTAAATATAATTAATGCAATGTCCATTTGCTAATTAAATGCAAAGACTGAGTCGATGtcatgtgatatatatatatatattgagtttttttatggtgcACAACATTATATTCCCACTTTATgcacaccatgtacaatagatgagttgatcggtacaatagatgagttgacttgtacatggtgggcatgaagtgggcatatagtgttgggcactataaaagaactatatatatatatatatagtttctttcaagtgtccacctaccatgcccaccaatgatgtggcactattctattggacctacaatttatcacatctttatcacatccaatagaatagtgtcacatcattggtggacatgttggtgggcatggtagatgggcacttgaaaaaaaaactatatatatatatatatatatatatatatatatatatatatatatatttatttcaccCTACAAGatactttatattttatttgcaAGATTAAGATTTGGTTCTTAATTTTTCTATGTATATGATAAAGGATATAGGATCAAACATTTGCTATTTTACCAATCGTTATAGTTAGTTGTAATGGtaaaatacaaatattttaaatcttaCAACATCTCAAACGTCGCGTTTTGATTGTTCTATCTTGCagcaaaaaaattttatacTCAACAAAAGATGTTGACTACGCGCTAATCATGTTTCATCTTGAAATCATAATCAGGCAATTAGCCGATAAAAGTTGTTTGTAGAGGGACAATAATTACTTTTGATACAACATTATCTTACGTAAAGTTCTATGAGTCCAATTTATATTATCATGTTTTATACtgattaataaatttaatatatttatatgtaccttatgattttataaatacaaaaatttcatCGGAATACGAGGCATTCATTTCGATAAATATGTAATCGAAATAGCATTTTAtagttaaaaaaaatgaaattagaGTATTGTTGTAGATGATTGCAACTCGATCCTTTGCTCATGATTAATAAATTGTTTGGagttgaaattaaaatataagcAGCTTGCATAATGAACAAGCAAACTCGCTATGAAAAATATAGGTtcgaaataatttattttttttagaaaatatacaAAAAAATCCATCGTCCGTAACTATATTATATAGATTAAAATATTCATCATAAGAAGAAAAAGAGACTTTCAAGTGGGCCCAATTAATGTAGATTGGGCCGGGCCAGAGGGGGCCCAACGCCGCAATTGAGAACATGATGCCTACGTCGGGGCGGCTGCTAACCAAGCACCCTAAGAGTTAGGAGTTGGTGGCGGGCGGTGGGCTGCGACCGTGACATTCCAAACATacattatacatatatatatatatatatatatatatatatatatatatatagtagatTTCAACTTAACATATGGGTAAATAtctcaatgatagatctaatgtcttATGATTTGCCACgttaacaatatataattaattacgtcaatgtgtaaaaatacgaaccGTTGGATGCATGATTTGGGTTTACTTTATCAATAGAAGATCaacttttattttcaaataaaacttttaaataaaggaaaaatagttttttttttcactaaCTTATTTACTTTTAGGTTCTGGTCCACTAAATTTTCAAAGTTTGTTTTTTGTACACTAAATTTTAATTCCCAGCAATTATTGGTCTAATTGGTAACGTGACACTGGAAAATACTGATtcgtaataaaaaaattactgaCATGACGTGAATATGCTGAGATcgaaaattattgaattatcaAATATCACGTCAACAATTGGACTAACAATagtaaaaaattaaatgttagtgcACCAAAACCAAATTCGACAACTCAATggactaaaactcaaatttaaacaatttaatgaatcaaaaaatcATTTCTCTGAAATAAATTACTATTTTTACTTAAAAATCAATATAAGTAAAATTATCATTTAACATAAATTATTCATGACGCTTGAAATTTTGTattgtttaaaatattaattgaatCGTATTGTTACCATCAactataaattttgttaaagagAGAAGCGTTCGGTCATACAATTAATATTGGAGTCAAGGTCATGGTTTCGATTCACATTGATTGTAAGCACAATAATAGATAAGATGATTGTTTGAATGCAATGATTGTCCTTCTTCTGGATTGAACAATTGAAACATGTGTTTGTTTGCACTGttgtatgatttaaaagatttgagttgcacagTTACCATCAACTAGAGCTTTTAATAACAGACAAATCACTTGATCCTACAGCTTTCAATAACATATgttgtatatttattgaaaagatAAATATATAAGTTGTcagttaaaaaataaattaaactcaaggtataaacatataatatcacTAAAAAAAAACGTTGATCAAGAACCGACAAATATCacaaaaaaaagttaaaaacgTAATATTCCCGCTTCACCTGCTAATTAGATATTGAATCATAGTGACTGAAAACTTGCCATTAAAAAGTATAACACTTGATTTTAATAAAGATAAacatttgaaatttgataacttccgtctcaatcaaataaaattataattacgtGTAGCGTACGTacatttttcatatatatatatatatgattaaagTAATTAATGCGAGTGAAATGAGTGAGTGGgaaataaatgaataaataaatatatatatatatatatgattaaagTAATTAATGCGAGTGAAATGAGTGAGTGGgaaataaatgaataaataatcagggatgcattaaatttaaataatgcaAGTTTGGTATGCTATGCCTACGAAGACCAAACAGTGAAGCAAGTTGGTGAACCGATATATGGTACAGTTAATGGTCGACATTAGGATTTAGGAGTACTGTTTAtgcaaaaatttaatattaataatattatatcatattattttaattatgattaatatTGGTTTGCCTAACCAATTTCTTATCTTATCCTCTCCTCCCATAGCTTATCTATTGCATTCATGTAAGGTTTTGAAATGCGTTTgtttatatcatttttttaaaaacaaaaacaaaaaccttGTTTATGACAAAACCTTGTCATACGTATTACACGGGAAATtaacatataaattatttatatgtttgtTTAATTGGGTCTCAGTTATCAATTTTTGTGATCTAGATTATCATATTTCTGTCTCAATctactatttttgttttttaaaataattttacttttttttgcTACGCGCGATACTGATACTGATATGACACCAATGCATATTTGACATGTCACcagtatgtgtatatatatgtatatacatgtCGTTGACTTGTATAACAACACATCAATACTTTGATAAAAAAAGAACTAAattatcaaaattaaaatatacataaCTAATTGATATTACAGAACACCAAAATTGTAATgaagtataactaaatttacagtTTCCTCTAATAATCAGGGCATGATTTATAGGGGCAAAAAGTACGTTGATTattactctaaaaaaaaaaggtacgttgattatttattcgattgataatttttaaaataatttatcaataatttatttcacattttataataaaagaatttaaaatgataaaatcaaatggTCCGTTcaccaaaaaataaatattcaaaattttacatcatttttttCTACATATATGCGTACAATGTACATAGCATATTATATTGCCTGCAATATGTACTTAATTTGAGTTTGGTTAAGAAAGTCATTATTTGATTAAATGCTATTGAACATCTCTAGAAGATATGTCAActccttttttctttttctttttttaaaaaataaagatagaaatattattataaaaaaatcaaaggCTATTACATCATTGTTAAATTACTATTTGCAGTCAGAGCCAACAATCTTACCATATTTGTTACCACAACCagaaaagataaaaataaaaagcatGTACATGTAAAACAAGTCTACCAGACTTATATCTAAAATCAAAAGTAAAATCTTTGACATAAAGGTTTATAATTTTCATGATTGGGCGGAACATGAGATTCATCTCACAAAATCGACCCGTAACACCTTCTGATCACGAGAGTTTGTGAAAAACAAAATAGGTTATAAGTCGTATTCTTGAGGATTTTCTTTTTGCACCAGCTTTTGGCACACAAACAGTACATTCGCCTAGAAAAATCAAGAGAGTGCGTATATCGTTTTTAAGACCTCGACTCAGGCTCATAGATCCAATTGTCCGCGAGAAGCCATAAATACATATGTTCTTTTTCATGTGGGTTCACGTAACATTGTTGCCATCGTAAAGGTACACTTAAAAATGAACGGATATTACATTTAGGTGCTTGGCATAGTTTTTAGGCTTctcagtttttttaaaaaattttgtgaaaaaaaaaattgaaaagtgcttcctaaaagtcctaccaaacactaccttaatcaATTTGTGTAAAAGATTTACTAGGAAAGATGCATGTAACAATAAGCCTATccgaaaaaattaataaaactgTTAAGTTGTAACCATTCACAAAgctaaaacatataatattatattgcCCAGTAAAAACACTAAACTGTAACTAGCTAATTTATTATACGTACAGACAAGAGAAATTAGTAACTTGATAAATTTCTGACGAAGATGACTCCTGATGTACTCTTGTGGGGAAAAGGACAAAAGAAAGAAAGGCTCAATTCCCAGAACAAATTGATCTTATTTCATGATCTCCAAGCTTCTGTAGTCCAAAACCACATGACTTGTTTTGATCCCAAGAAAATCATACCCTGCAGATTCACTAAAAATGCAATCTTAATTTGGTACTGTTCTTCAGCTGTTCTTGTTGATAATTAGGAGGGCTGATTCTGAGTTCAAGATTCAAATCGGGGCACCGTTCAGCTTCATGAACCTGCTGGCTATTTTCTTCCTCGATCAAAATCTCATTTTTCACAGTGTAGTCTTGTAATTCAGCTTGTTTGGAGTTTGCGATTTCGACACCAGAAAAAGAAATGGTTGCTGCTGCAGCAGGCTCTTGATTTATGGACCTGTGGGTTGTTGGATCGATCCCTCTGCCCACAAGTTTTCTTCTTATATGAGTGTTCCAGTAATTCTTTATCTCGTTATCTGTTCTTCCCGGCAATCTTCCAGCGATTACAGACCACCTGTTTGTATTActatcagtttttttttttttttttaaaatacaataTAATATTACAAGTAATCAATTACAACAATGTAATAAAATTGTTCTGTTGTGGCACAAAAACTATTtaaatctacctaaataaattaaaaaaaatacacgcaatcagttatatatatatattacgtaCTTGTTGCCAAGAAGGCTATGGAGTTTGATAATGAGTTCATCCTCGGCTTCTGTGAAGTTTCCACGTTTGAGGTCTGGCCTGAGATAGTTGATCCAGCGGAGGCGGCAGCTCTTACCGCAGCGGAGGAGGCCGGCGGACTTGGGAAGAGACCGCCAGCATCCTTCGCCGTGTGCTCGAATATAAGCGATGAGACGATCATCTTCTTCTTTAGTCCATGCTCCTTTGTTCGTGTGAGCTTTCTCACAACATGGAGACCTCCCCATATTCAGATCATTTCTTTTAATTTTGATAAttattgatataatatataatcacTACTTGTCCCTTATCAATTTTATATATAAGCCTTAATTAGCTAATTATAtaactctcaaaaaaaaaaaaaaagaagctaATTATATAAGCATGCGGCTGTCTACTCTCTCCTTTCTTTATAACTATTCTTACCGCCCTTTTCTTCCGGGTGTCTCTGTCTCTctctttttgtttgttttgttggtgCAGTTGCTTATGTATCCCTTTAACATGcgaatatatatacacacacgtaATATATATACTCATgtgtatgtgtatatatatatatatatatatatatatatatataattttgattaatATTGTGATCGAGTAATATCGGTTGATGCAGTGTTTTGTACATCTAATAGGTGGACCTCTCTTCTCACATATGTTTTCCACAAATGTTCACCATATCAAAATTAAGtgtgatatatattattttaataaaataataataataaatcgaAGGATATtccgagaaaaaaaaaaagagtttctGAATGCTtggaaaataaaatcaatttattATAGACTCCATACCGATATCGTACCGAATACCgaaattcggtacggtatcgttATGATACtgtgtataccgatttttttaaactgtttttttttaaaaaaatatcggtaTACAGCGGTATCAtatcataccaaaattttcggtatataCGGTTTTTTTCGATACGGTAAAGGCGGTATTACGGCATTTCGGTATTTTTCGCCAGCCCTAGTTGTATTTCGTAGAGATGTCAAATGTAtttgtacatatttttaactAATCATATGATCCTTTCGtgtcaaattaaaaataaaataacataatatGGCAAGATAAAATAAGATGTACACGATGTCATACCCTTCAACGTAGTTTGAAATCGGATGCTTAATCGTattttttatttggaaaaaaaatacaaacaaatttccgggaaaaaaataatttttaggtAAGTGACATAACACgattatgattatatatatgtaataatgGCCACATCTACTACTTAAAAacaatatttataaattatgtGATGAAATCAAGCATTATAATTTATAGCTTTGAGGTACAATTTCCACCTTCCGGATGAATTCAAATGGAACTAATTTTTAGGTACGGATAGAAAagaggaataaaataataaactaaaagTGGAATTAGGAATATGTAAGTAAACTTAAATTGGTAGGTGTAAAAAGGTAAGGTCCGATTATTTTCAGGCTTTCTTTATCCAGCTCATAACCACCTTCCATTAATACGGGCCCCTAGTTAAACTTAACCATTTCAAAAATCTCTCCTAACCTCATAAATTAA comes from Henckelia pumila isolate YLH828 chromosome 4, ASM3356847v2, whole genome shotgun sequence and encodes:
- the LOC140863119 gene encoding myb-related protein 308-like isoform X2 is translated as MGRSPCCEKAHTNKGAWTKEEDDRLIAYIRAHGEGCWRSLPKSAGLLRCGKSCRLRWINYLRPDLKRGNFTEAEDELIIKLHSLLGNKWSVIAGRLPGRTDNEIKNYWNTHIRRKLVGRGIDPTTHRSINQEPAAAATISFSGVEIANSKQAELQDYTVKNEILIEEENSQQVHEAERCPDLNLELRISPPNYQQEQLKNSTKLRLHF
- the LOC140863119 gene encoding myb-related protein 308-like isoform X1, which produces MGRSPCCEKAHTNKGAWTKEEDDRLIAYIRAHGEGCWRSLPKSAGLLRCGKSCRLRWINYLRPDLKRGNFTEAEDELIIKLHSLLGNNNTNRWSVIAGRLPGRTDNEIKNYWNTHIRRKLVGRGIDPTTHRSINQEPAAAATISFSGVEIANSKQAELQDYTVKNEILIEEENSQQVHEAERCPDLNLELRISPPNYQQEQLKNSTKLRLHF